A single Halobellus ruber DNA region contains:
- a CDS encoding transcription initiation factor IIB yields the protein MSEKSTYTRVNARTGDESQRDDGRSGDSAGQRWVRPGEETEETEETADEELVCPECSGNVVTDDEHGETICADCGLVITEDSVDRGPEWRAFDAKEKDQKSRVGAPTTNTMHDKGLSTNIDWRDRDAYGNSLSSNQRQKMQRLRKWNERFRTRDSKERNLKQALGEIDRMASALGLPENVRETASVIYRRALDEDLLPGRSIEGVATSCVYAAARMAGVPRSLDEIAEVSRVPKSEIARTYRYIARELSLEVKPADPEQYVPRFASELGLSDEAKLRARQLLKNAKEKGVHSGKSPVGLAAAAVYAAALLTNEKTTQAAVSEVADISEVTIRNRYHELLEAEESIGIA from the coding sequence ATGAGCGAGAAGAGCACGTACACTCGCGTGAACGCGAGAACGGGAGACGAATCGCAGAGAGACGACGGCCGAAGCGGCGATTCGGCCGGCCAGCGGTGGGTTCGCCCCGGCGAGGAGACCGAGGAGACCGAGGAGACCGCAGACGAGGAACTCGTCTGTCCGGAGTGCAGCGGCAACGTCGTCACCGACGACGAGCACGGCGAGACCATCTGTGCGGACTGCGGGTTGGTCATCACCGAGGACTCCGTCGACCGCGGGCCGGAGTGGCGCGCCTTCGACGCCAAGGAGAAGGATCAGAAGTCCCGTGTGGGCGCGCCGACGACGAACACGATGCACGACAAGGGGCTGTCCACCAACATCGACTGGCGCGACCGCGACGCCTACGGCAACTCCCTGTCGTCGAACCAACGGCAGAAGATGCAGCGGCTCCGGAAGTGGAACGAGCGGTTCCGGACGAGAGACTCGAAGGAGCGGAACCTCAAGCAGGCGCTCGGCGAGATCGACCGGATGGCGTCGGCGCTCGGACTGCCGGAGAACGTCCGGGAGACCGCCTCGGTCATCTACCGCCGCGCCCTCGACGAGGATCTGCTCCCCGGCCGCTCCATCGAGGGCGTCGCCACATCGTGTGTCTACGCCGCCGCCCGGATGGCGGGCGTCCCGCGGTCGCTCGACGAGATCGCGGAGGTGTCCCGCGTCCCGAAAAGCGAGATCGCGCGCACCTACCGGTACATCGCACGGGAGCTGTCCCTCGAGGTCAAGCCCGCCGACCCCGAGCAGTACGTTCCCCGGTTCGCCTCGGAACTGGGGCTCTCCGACGAGGCGAAGCTCCGGGCGCGACAGCTGCTGAAGAACGCCAAAGAAAAGGGCGTCCACTCCGGGAAGTCGCCGGTCGGCCTCGCCGCGGCCGCGGTCTACGCCGCCGCGCTTTTAACCAACGAGAAGACGACCCAGGCCGCGGTCAGCGAGGTCGCCGACATCTCCGAGGTCACGATCCGAAACCGGTACCACGAGCTGTTGGAAGCCGAAGAGAGCATCGGCATCGCCTGA
- a CDS encoding helical backbone metal receptor: MDSADGTETPVRGRGSASGERSGGPTPDGDAPARVVSLAPSATATLSAMDAGDAVVGVTAHCNLDRPRVGGWLNPDYDRLADLNPDLVCTADPLQADVRDELRDRGYEVCHVEPATLDAVVDSFETLGRAAGRPDAGARLAADARDRLAAVRERVPDAGSDGGDARPVVYCEEWGDPPMAAGNWVPEAVEVAGGRYPFCDPGDRSREVSAERVGAVEPDHVVIHHCGHGDRADPGLLEERGWTVDATAHVLDDDLLNQPSPALLDGIERLAGLFHGEG; this comes from the coding sequence ATGGACTCCGCCGACGGCACAGAAACTCCGGTCCGTGGCCGCGGGTCCGCCAGCGGGGAACGATCCGGGGGGCCGACGCCCGACGGCGACGCTCCCGCCCGGGTCGTCTCGCTTGCGCCGAGCGCCACGGCGACGCTCTCGGCGATGGACGCCGGTGACGCGGTCGTCGGCGTCACGGCCCACTGCAACCTGGACCGCCCGCGGGTCGGGGGGTGGTTAAACCCCGACTACGACCGACTGGCCGACCTCAACCCGGACCTCGTCTGTACCGCCGACCCCCTCCAGGCCGACGTACGCGACGAACTCCGCGACCGCGGCTACGAGGTCTGTCACGTCGAACCCGCCACGCTCGACGCCGTCGTCGACTCCTTCGAGACGCTGGGGCGTGCGGCGGGTCGGCCGGACGCGGGGGCACGGCTCGCTGCCGACGCGCGCGACCGGCTTGCCGCGGTCCGGGAGCGGGTGCCGGACGCGGGATCGGACGGCGGCGACGCCCGGCCGGTCGTCTACTGCGAGGAGTGGGGCGACCCGCCGATGGCGGCGGGCAACTGGGTTCCGGAGGCGGTCGAGGTGGCCGGCGGGCGGTACCCGTTCTGTGACCCCGGCGACCGCTCTCGGGAGGTCTCGGCCGAGCGCGTCGGGGCCGTAGAACCCGACCACGTCGTGATCCACCACTGTGGCCACGGCGACCGCGCGGATCCGGGGCTCCTCGAAGAGCGCGGCTGGACCGTCGACGCGACGGCCCACGTCCTCGACGACGACCTCCTGAACCAGCCGAGCCCCGCGCTCCTCGACGGGATCGAGAGACTCGCGGGCCTGTTCCACGGCGAGGGGTAA
- the yjjX gene encoding inosine/xanthosine triphosphatase has translation MRVAVGSGNPVKRDATTRIFTEAEVFAESVPSGVSEQPIGREETRRGARNRAERAREAGAYDLGVGLEGGVATVDRNDGSDDAAADRYLIMWAAVTDGERWGVGGGPSYPLPEPIAARIRDGEELGPVMDDVLGTSNVAENQGAAGALTAGRTTRTDALATAVAAAAGPFLTDLY, from the coding sequence ATGCGAGTCGCAGTCGGCAGCGGCAACCCCGTGAAACGCGACGCGACCACTCGGATCTTCACCGAGGCCGAGGTTTTCGCCGAGTCGGTCCCCTCGGGCGTCTCCGAACAGCCGATCGGCCGCGAGGAGACGAGACGCGGCGCCCGGAACCGGGCCGAGCGGGCGCGCGAGGCGGGCGCATACGACCTCGGCGTCGGCCTGGAAGGCGGCGTCGCGACGGTGGACCGCAACGACGGGAGCGACGACGCGGCCGCCGACCGGTACCTGATAATGTGGGCGGCGGTCACCGACGGCGAGCGGTGGGGCGTCGGCGGCGGCCCGAGCTACCCGCTGCCGGAACCGATCGCGGCCCGGATCCGGGACGGCGAGGAGCTGGGACCGGTGATGGACGACGTGCTCGGGACCTCGAACGTCGCCGAGAATCAGGGTGCGGCGGGCGCGCTCACCGCCGGGCGGACCACCCGAACCGACGCGTTAGCCACTGCGGTGGCTGCGGCCGCGGGGCCGTTTCTGACAGACCTGTACTGA
- a CDS encoding flippase-like domain-containing protein: MGGPRTDSAPDTASDAEPTVSVSVVLPSYNEADTIESTVATTVRHLESFLDPGEFEVIVAEDGCDDRTPEIADRLAADDDRVRHLHSDERLGRGGALEAAFDSARGDTLVYFDTDLATDLRHLEELVRRVRSGEADVATGSRWLPGNVADRPAKRGVPSRVYNGLVRAFLRSDLRDHQCGFKAISREAFSVLGDEVEDSHWFWDTELLVRAQRAGYEVAEFPVEWTPKGDTKVDLVRDVLGMGSQIIRTWWQLSVRPRLSRRVGLGAGAVLAVLALFLMTQYLDFGAVLAEMREADPALIGAAILVYLLSWPLRGLRYRDILAELGYRDGVGFLTGAVFISQTGNLVFPARAGDLIRAYVVKARRGIPYPTGFASLAAERVFDLLTIASMAGIVLMGYTATGRTAELARAIVGAEGAGRVAVVVATAVGLAAVAAVATIALSARSDRDFVAAAVYRVSTDSYADFVVGVIERFVDDLQTVAGTRRGFARVGTTSVVVWTLDVVTALLVLAAFSPGLGTVELVAVSFFAVSVGNLAKVLPLSPGGVGLYEGAFTLLVVGLTPLGPELALGAAVLDHAVKNLVTVVGGYASMVGLNVSLTTAVEEGREVREHGEEAPELD; this comes from the coding sequence ATGGGTGGTCCCCGGACGGACAGTGCCCCCGACACAGCCTCGGACGCCGAGCCGACCGTCTCGGTGAGCGTCGTCCTCCCGTCGTACAACGAGGCCGACACCATCGAGTCGACCGTGGCGACGACGGTCCGGCACCTCGAATCGTTCCTCGACCCCGGCGAGTTCGAGGTTATCGTCGCCGAGGACGGCTGTGACGACCGAACGCCCGAGATCGCCGACCGGCTCGCGGCCGACGACGACCGCGTGCGACATCTCCACAGCGACGAGCGGCTCGGCCGCGGCGGCGCCCTGGAGGCCGCTTTCGATTCCGCCCGGGGCGACACCCTGGTCTACTTCGACACCGACCTCGCGACGGATCTGCGGCATTTGGAGGAACTGGTACGGCGGGTCCGGTCGGGCGAGGCCGACGTCGCGACCGGCTCCCGGTGGCTCCCGGGGAACGTCGCCGACCGGCCGGCGAAACGCGGCGTCCCCAGCCGGGTGTACAACGGTCTGGTGCGCGCCTTTCTCCGGTCGGACCTCCGGGATCACCAGTGTGGGTTCAAAGCGATCAGCCGCGAGGCCTTTTCAGTGCTCGGAGACGAGGTGGAGGACAGCCACTGGTTCTGGGACACCGAACTCCTCGTCCGCGCCCAACGCGCCGGCTACGAGGTGGCGGAGTTCCCCGTCGAGTGGACCCCGAAGGGCGACACCAAGGTCGACCTCGTCCGGGACGTCCTCGGGATGGGCAGCCAGATCATCCGGACGTGGTGGCAGCTGTCGGTGCGACCCCGACTCTCCCGGCGGGTGGGCCTCGGTGCGGGCGCGGTGCTTGCGGTGCTTGCCCTGTTCCTGATGACGCAGTATCTGGACTTCGGGGCCGTTCTCGCGGAGATGCGCGAGGCCGACCCCGCGCTGATCGGGGCCGCGATCCTGGTGTATCTGCTGTCGTGGCCCCTGCGGGGGCTCCGGTACCGCGACATCCTCGCGGAACTCGGCTACCGCGACGGGGTCGGGTTCCTCACGGGCGCGGTGTTCATCAGCCAGACGGGGAACCTGGTGTTCCCGGCCCGGGCGGGCGACCTCATCCGGGCGTACGTGGTGAAGGCTCGCCGCGGGATCCCCTATCCGACGGGGTTTGCGTCGCTTGCGGCCGAGCGGGTGTTCGACCTGCTCACCATCGCCTCGATGGCCGGGATCGTCCTGATGGGCTACACCGCGACCGGACGGACCGCCGAACTCGCCCGCGCGATCGTCGGCGCCGAGGGCGCGGGCCGCGTAGCGGTCGTCGTTGCGACGGCGGTCGGCCTCGCCGCGGTCGCCGCAGTCGCCACCATCGCGCTGTCGGCGCGGAGCGACCGCGACTTCGTTGCGGCCGCGGTCTACCGGGTGAGCACCGACTCCTACGCCGACTTCGTCGTCGGCGTGATCGAGCGGTTCGTCGACGACCTCCAGACCGTGGCGGGCACCCGCCGCGGGTTCGCCCGCGTCGGGACGACGAGCGTCGTCGTGTGGACCCTCGACGTGGTGACCGCGCTGCTCGTGCTCGCGGCGTTCTCCCCTGGGCTGGGGACGGTCGAACTCGTCGCGGTGAGCTTCTTCGCCGTCAGCGTCGGCAACCTCGCGAAGGTGCTTCCGCTGTCGCCCGGCGGTGTCGGGCTGTACGAGGGGGCGTTCACGCTTCTGGTGGTCGGGCTGACGCCGCTCGGGCCGGAACTCGCGCTCGGCGCGGCGGTGCTGGACCACGCGGTCAAGAACCTCGTGACGGTCGTCGGCGGGTACGCCTCGATGGTCGGGCTCAACGTCTCGCTGACGACCGCCGTCGAGGAGGGCCGCGAGGTCCGCGAGCACGGCGAGGAAGCGCCGGAGCTCGACTGA
- a CDS encoding DUF7123 family protein → MSTTPTAATATDLNEKQRRILRYLRTHAGERTYFKSRLIAEEVGLSAKEVGANMRALLDGDVGITVEKWGYSSGTTWKVTA, encoded by the coding sequence ATGAGCACGACACCCACCGCGGCGACCGCAACGGACCTCAACGAGAAACAGCGTCGGATCCTCCGGTACCTCCGGACGCACGCCGGCGAGCGGACCTACTTCAAATCCAGGCTGATCGCCGAGGAGGTCGGGCTCTCCGCGAAGGAGGTCGGCGCGAACATGCGCGCTCTGCTCGACGGCGACGTGGGGATCACCGTCGAAAAGTGGGGCTACTCGTCGGGCACGACCTGGAAAGTGACGGCGTAG
- a CDS encoding winged helix-turn-helix transcriptional regulator: MSERDIDEEKRSTLRRFAALGAASPLAGLGSAGTAAADDGGTSDARDAIRGYVASTPGAHFSKIRDDLGLGTGETQHHLRRLVDDDAVVFRRDGDYKRFFAADQFSEFEQVALGYLRRATPRGMLLALLETPEATASELAARLDVSRPTVSGYAVDLDDAGLLSREGGYAVERPATVLTLVVRYADSLGPEAVAVADDADELLRYDP, encoded by the coding sequence ATGTCGGAGCGCGACATCGACGAGGAGAAGCGGTCGACCCTCCGGCGCTTCGCCGCGCTGGGAGCGGCGTCGCCGCTCGCGGGGCTCGGCAGTGCCGGAACCGCGGCCGCCGACGACGGCGGGACCTCGGACGCCCGCGACGCGATCCGGGGCTACGTCGCGTCGACGCCGGGTGCGCACTTCTCGAAGATCCGCGACGACCTCGGGCTCGGGACCGGCGAGACCCAACACCACCTCCGCCGGCTGGTCGACGACGACGCCGTCGTGTTCCGCCGCGACGGCGACTACAAGCGCTTCTTCGCGGCCGACCAGTTCTCGGAGTTCGAGCAGGTCGCGCTGGGCTACCTCCGGCGAGCGACCCCCCGGGGGATGCTGCTGGCGCTCCTCGAAACCCCGGAGGCGACGGCCTCGGAACTCGCCGCGCGGCTGGACGTGTCCCGGCCGACCGTGAGCGGGTACGCGGTCGACCTCGACGACGCCGGGTTGCTCTCGCGGGAGGGCGGCTACGCCGTCGAACGCCCGGCGACCGTGCTGACGCTCGTGGTGCGGTACGCCGACTCCCTCGGCCCCGAAGCGGTCGCCGTCGCCGACGACGCCGACGAGTTGCTGCGGTACGATCCGTAA
- a CDS encoding SPFH domain-containing protein encodes MVSGPVSLQLGLGIPTIGLLVLLLAVVTVYQMVEIVDAYEKEALTVFGEYRKLLEPGINFIPPFVSRTYPFDMRTQTLDVPRQEAITRDNSPVTADAVVYIKVMDAKKAFLEVDDYKRAVSNLAQTTLRAVIGDMELDDTLNKRQEINGRIRRELDEPTDEWGVRVESVEVREVNPSKDVQQAMEQQTSAERRRRAMILEAQGERRSAVEEAEGEKQSNIIRAQGEKQSQILEAQGDAISTVLRAKSAESMGERAIIERGMESLETIGEGESTTFVLPQELTSLLGRYGRQLTDSDVQESAGLDSLEFDAETRELLGLDDIEEILGQIDAATEMDVEELEQEAEAIKQGGGVDIQNPDEVVEDVDHGEATVPETDVAPGTDGAPVDGDEGTDDERAVETEKE; translated from the coding sequence ATGGTATCTGGTCCCGTTTCGCTACAGCTCGGACTCGGGATCCCGACGATCGGGCTCCTCGTACTCCTCCTCGCAGTCGTTACCGTCTACCAGATGGTCGAGATCGTCGACGCCTACGAGAAGGAGGCGCTGACGGTCTTCGGCGAGTACCGGAAGCTGCTGGAGCCGGGGATCAACTTCATCCCCCCCTTTGTCTCCCGGACGTACCCGTTCGATATGCGGACCCAGACGCTGGACGTGCCCCGCCAGGAGGCGATCACCCGCGACAACTCGCCCGTGACCGCCGACGCGGTCGTCTACATCAAGGTGATGGACGCGAAGAAGGCGTTCCTCGAGGTCGACGACTACAAGCGCGCGGTCTCGAACCTCGCACAGACCACGCTCCGGGCCGTCATCGGCGATATGGAACTCGACGACACCCTCAACAAGCGCCAGGAGATCAACGGGCGGATCCGCCGGGAACTCGACGAGCCCACCGACGAGTGGGGCGTCCGCGTCGAGAGCGTGGAGGTCCGCGAGGTCAACCCCTCCAAGGACGTCCAGCAGGCGATGGAGCAGCAGACCTCCGCCGAGCGCCGCCGCCGCGCGATGATCCTCGAAGCCCAGGGTGAACGCCGCTCCGCGGTCGAGGAAGCCGAAGGTGAAAAGCAGTCGAACATCATCCGCGCGCAGGGTGAAAAGCAGAGCCAGATCCTCGAAGCGCAGGGTGACGCGATATCCACGGTGCTGCGGGCGAAGTCCGCGGAGTCGATGGGCGAGCGCGCGATCATCGAACGCGGGATGGAGAGCTTAGAGACCATCGGCGAGGGCGAGTCGACGACGTTCGTCCTCCCCCAGGAGCTCACCAGCCTGCTCGGGCGGTACGGCCGGCAGCTGACCGACTCCGACGTCCAGGAGTCCGCCGGGCTCGACAGCCTGGAGTTCGACGCGGAGACCCGGGAACTCCTGGGGCTCGACGACATCGAGGAGATCCTCGGCCAGATCGACGCCGCGACCGAGATGGACGTCGAGGAGCTCGAACAGGAGGCCGAAGCCATCAAACAGGGCGGCGGCGTCGACATCCAGAACCCCGACGAGGTCGTCGAGGACGTCGACCACGGCGAGGCCACCGTTCCCGAGACCGACGTCGCGCCGGGGACTGACGGCGCCCCCGTCGACGGCGACGAGGGGACGGACGACGAGCGGGCCGTCGAGACCGAAAAGGAATAA
- a CDS encoding NfeD family protein encodes MLEPSVVAIQLSVPPGTLPLVLVAAGLGLGVLEALAPGAHFIVLGVALLAAGLVGLVLGPLASPLVLGVFVLVFGALALYGYRELDVYGGKGTGRTSDSTSLRGRTGRVTERVTPTEGEVKLDQGGFNPLYSARSVDGEIPEGTEVMVVDPGGGNVVTVESMSGAYDDIDRKLDAGRAAAEPDEASGGSGTEADDTPTAGAEDEDQSRNAEEDAETETERV; translated from the coding sequence ATGCTCGAACCGTCCGTTGTCGCCATCCAGCTCTCCGTCCCGCCGGGGACGCTGCCGCTCGTCCTCGTCGCCGCGGGGCTCGGGCTCGGCGTGCTCGAAGCGCTCGCGCCGGGCGCGCACTTCATCGTGCTCGGGGTCGCGCTGCTCGCCGCCGGGCTGGTGGGGCTCGTGCTTGGACCCCTGGCGTCCCCGCTCGTCCTCGGCGTGTTCGTGTTGGTTTTCGGCGCACTCGCGCTGTACGGGTACCGGGAACTCGACGTCTACGGCGGGAAGGGGACCGGCCGGACCAGCGACTCCACCAGCCTCCGCGGCCGGACCGGCCGGGTGACAGAGCGGGTCACGCCCACCGAGGGCGAGGTCAAACTCGACCAGGGCGGGTTCAATCCGTTGTACTCCGCGCGGTCGGTCGACGGCGAGATCCCCGAAGGAACCGAAGTGATGGTCGTCGACCCCGGAGGCGGCAACGTCGTGACCGTGGAGTCGATGTCGGGAGCCTACGACGACATCGACCGAAAACTCGATGCGGGGCGGGCGGCGGCCGAACCGGACGAAGCCTCCGGCGGGTCCGGAACGGAGGCCGACGACACCCCGACGGCGGGGGCCGAAGACGAGGATCAGTCGCGGAACGCCGAGGAGGACGCCGAAACCGAGACCGAACGGGTCTGA
- a CDS encoding histidine kinase N-terminal 7TM domain-containing protein gives MFQSIPWLAAASIASGIVSVGFIGYLWPYRDRLGGRFFIATIGCEALWALAYGVALFVFDPTLRYAFEVPIWLAINFIGVFFLAFALEYTGRSELLRSKAMGAVVGLQILHTVVVVTNPIHGIAWTNYRIEPVFGLATVTYAHQPWLFVNAAGFIAMIGVASFLLADTVFSYGPLYRTQAAAIAISPIFPGLPFLLWLAEVGATPPLNLTPLLFPIHLAFDMYAFFSRDMFEMVPAARRIADRGAIDSLGTAVVIVDAGERIIEHNDEATRVLGLPAGTALGGRLAEHAPDIDPAASGGTVTRTVDGTERTYAVTTAALETAGGTAVGNTVVLQDITAERRREQRLAVLNRVLRHNLRNDLNVVQGYLDIAIGRVDDADLRGMLETAERKTAGVVELGEKARTIESAMGGEAGSVATVAVEPLLEDIRDDLLAETDAEIGIEVPAELSVRTDASVFAVVLENLIGNGVVHNDADTPVVTVRTVEADPGHVGFEIEDDGPGVPAHELDVLDATEETALEHGSGLGLWIVKWGVASLGGTVDFEVSEAGTTVRLTLPDAADADATREAGEGTATPGTSAPERDNP, from the coding sequence GTGTTTCAGTCGATCCCGTGGCTCGCCGCCGCCTCGATCGCGTCCGGGATCGTCTCGGTCGGATTTATCGGGTACCTCTGGCCGTACCGGGACCGGCTCGGCGGGCGCTTCTTCATCGCGACGATCGGGTGTGAAGCGCTGTGGGCGCTCGCCTACGGCGTCGCGCTGTTCGTCTTCGATCCGACGCTCAGGTACGCCTTCGAGGTGCCGATCTGGCTCGCGATCAACTTCATCGGCGTGTTCTTCCTCGCCTTTGCCCTGGAGTACACCGGCCGGAGCGAGCTACTGCGCTCGAAGGCGATGGGGGCGGTCGTCGGGCTACAGATCCTCCACACGGTCGTTGTCGTCACCAACCCGATCCACGGGATCGCCTGGACCAACTACCGGATCGAGCCCGTCTTCGGGCTGGCGACAGTGACCTACGCCCACCAGCCGTGGCTGTTCGTGAACGCCGCGGGGTTCATCGCGATGATCGGGGTCGCGTCGTTCCTGCTGGCGGATACGGTGTTCAGCTACGGGCCGCTCTACCGCACGCAGGCGGCGGCGATCGCGATCTCGCCGATCTTCCCGGGCCTGCCCTTCCTGCTGTGGCTCGCGGAGGTCGGGGCCACGCCGCCGCTGAACCTGACGCCCTTGCTCTTCCCGATCCACCTGGCGTTCGATATGTACGCCTTCTTCTCGCGGGATATGTTCGAGATGGTTCCCGCCGCCCGCCGGATCGCCGACCGCGGCGCGATCGACAGCCTCGGGACCGCGGTCGTGATCGTCGACGCCGGGGAGCGGATCATCGAACACAACGACGAGGCGACGCGGGTGCTCGGGCTCCCGGCCGGAACGGCCCTGGGCGGCCGGCTCGCCGAGCACGCACCCGACATCGACCCGGCGGCGAGCGGCGGGACCGTGACCCGGACGGTCGACGGAACGGAGCGGACCTACGCCGTCACGACGGCGGCGCTCGAAACCGCCGGCGGCACCGCCGTCGGCAACACCGTCGTACTGCAGGACATCACCGCGGAACGCCGGCGGGAACAGCGGCTGGCGGTGCTCAACAGGGTGCTCCGGCACAACCTCAGAAACGATCTGAACGTCGTCCAGGGCTATCTGGACATCGCGATCGGCCGCGTCGACGACGCCGACCTCCGGGGGATGCTGGAGACCGCCGAACGGAAGACCGCGGGGGTGGTCGAACTCGGCGAGAAGGCCCGGACCATCGAGAGCGCGATGGGGGGCGAGGCGGGCAGCGTCGCCACGGTTGCGGTCGAACCGCTCCTCGAAGACATCCGCGACGACCTGCTGGCCGAGACCGACGCCGAGATCGGGATCGAGGTGCCGGCGGAGCTCTCCGTGCGGACCGACGCGTCGGTGTTCGCGGTCGTCCTCGAGAACCTCATCGGGAACGGCGTAGTACACAACGACGCCGACACGCCGGTCGTGACCGTCCGGACGGTCGAGGCCGACCCCGGGCACGTGGGGTTCGAGATCGAGGACGACGGTCCGGGCGTGCCCGCCCACGAGCTCGACGTGCTCGACGCCACCGAGGAGACCGCGCTCGAACACGGCAGCGGGCTGGGGCTGTGGATCGTGAAGTGGGGCGTCGCCTCCCTCGGGGGGACCGTCGACTTCGAGGTCTCGGAGGCCGGAACGACCGTCCGGCTGACGCTGCCCGACGCCGCGGATGCCGACGCGACTCGGGAGGCCGGGGAGGGGACCGCGACGCCGGGGACGTCGGCCCCGGAGCGTGACAACCCTTAA
- a CDS encoding restriction endonuclease: protein MIPELDPEDFVAFLSALWDERGWQTSVRERSDETYFVTGKRPDGKRGVIYAFPTTTATVTERHLKQFVQFCRTKGIDVAVVATQGAFAEGAERVAAERGVHLLDRSTLADTVAEGDLEEVLARFTGAGGMVGRLRDLGVPIPASIVSGVPSPAKLGAAVYGLLPVGGTDTHAGSGGSSPADDPAPSSPSPDGLGILAGARKYAARPVPAIAIAITLIVAFVLGATVGPAVGLGGAGPVSGGGDAGPEVSAVSTADAANATVDVRWNARATDSIAVNGTTYDAPEGKTFVLVRMNVTNGGDEPVQLEQSALAADVAGTRYGHQPLDGVTGFPSAGLFAPGDSREVWTVFAVPAEAGSVTVVLDSEAKVRFVRDDTVTPEATVDGG, encoded by the coding sequence GTGATCCCCGAACTCGACCCCGAGGATTTCGTGGCGTTCCTGTCGGCGCTGTGGGACGAACGCGGGTGGCAGACCTCGGTCCGGGAGCGCTCCGACGAGACGTACTTCGTGACCGGAAAGCGGCCGGACGGGAAGCGCGGCGTCATCTACGCCTTCCCGACGACGACCGCGACGGTGACGGAACGCCACCTGAAGCAGTTCGTGCAGTTCTGCCGGACGAAGGGGATCGACGTCGCGGTCGTGGCGACCCAGGGGGCGTTCGCCGAGGGCGCAGAGCGGGTGGCCGCCGAGCGCGGCGTCCACCTCCTCGACCGGTCGACGCTCGCCGATACCGTCGCGGAGGGCGACCTGGAGGAGGTACTGGCCCGCTTCACCGGGGCCGGCGGGATGGTCGGCCGGCTCCGCGACCTCGGCGTCCCCATCCCGGCATCGATCGTCTCCGGCGTCCCCTCGCCCGCGAAACTCGGCGCCGCGGTGTACGGGCTGCTTCCGGTCGGCGGGACCGACACGCACGCCGGGTCCGGCGGGTCGTCGCCGGCCGACGACCCCGCGCCGTCGTCGCCGTCGCCCGACGGGTTGGGTATCCTCGCCGGCGCCCGGAAGTACGCCGCGCGGCCGGTGCCGGCAATCGCGATCGCGATCACGCTGATAGTGGCGTTCGTCCTCGGCGCGACGGTGGGCCCGGCGGTCGGGCTCGGGGGCGCCGGTCCGGTCTCGGGCGGCGGCGACGCCGGCCCCGAGGTGTCGGCAGTCTCGACGGCGGACGCGGCGAACGCCACCGTCGACGTCAGGTGGAACGCGCGGGCGACCGACTCGATCGCGGTCAACGGGACGACCTACGACGCCCCGGAGGGCAAGACGTTCGTCCTCGTCAGGATGAACGTGACGAACGGCGGCGACGAGCCGGTCCAGCTCGAACAGTCCGCGCTGGCGGCCGACGTCGCGGGGACGCGGTACGGCCACCAGCCCCTGGACGGCGTGACCGGCTTCCCGAGCGCCGGGCTGTTCGCGCCGGGCGACAGCCGCGAGGTCTGGACGGTGTTCGCGGTGCCCGCCGAGGCCGGGAGCGTCACCGTCGTCCTCGACAGCGAGGCGAAGGTCAGGTTCGTCCGCGACGACACTGTGACCCCCGAAGCGACCGTCGACGGCGGCTGA